The proteins below are encoded in one region of Eubacterium sp. 1001713B170207_170306_E7:
- the nifJ gene encoding pyruvate:ferredoxin (flavodoxin) oxidoreductase, with protein MSKTMMTMDGNQAAAHVAYAFTEVAGIFPITPSSPMAEHVDAWSAQGRKNIFGETVKVSEMQSEGGAAGTVHGSLAAGALTTTFTASQGLLLMIPNMYKIAGELLPGVFHVSARTLAAHALSIFGDHGDVMACRQTGFAMLATGSVQEVMDLGGVAHLAAIKSRIPFLHFFDGFRTSHEVQKVEVMDYEAYKKMVDWDAIQAFRDHALNPEHPVTRGTAQNGDVFFQAREACNKFYDAVPDIVAEYMDKISAETGREYHPFNYYGDPDAENIIVAMGSVTDCIEETIDYMAAQGEKVGVLKVHLFRPFSEKYFFEALPKNVKRICVLDRTKEPGALGDPLYQDVCTIFYGKENAPLIIAGRYGLSSKDTTPGQIKAVYDNLKLDTPKDKFTIGIVDDVTFTSLEVTDNIHTVPEGTKGCKFWGLGSDGTVGANKNSIKIIGDHTDLYAQGYFDYDSKKSGGITVSHLRFGKQPIKSPYLIVNSDFISCSTQAYVHQYDLLNGLKKGGTFLLNTVWSVDELGERLPASMKRYMAENDTQFYIINATKVAEEIGLGRRTNTIMQAAFFKLADIIPIDDAVKFMKEGIMKSYGKKGDKIVNMNYEAVDAGINPDILTKVDIPADWANAQDEAAEAKDEPKFVKEILRPVNRFEGNSIPVSAFVDNEDGTYMAGSSAYEKRGIAVNVPQWIPENCIQCNQCSFVCPHAAIRPVLMDEAEKAAAPEGFDSIKANGKQFDGLQYRIQVSVLDCTGCGNCADACPAKTKALEMKPLETQENQVANWEYATTVPVKDDRMNKYTVKGSQFCQPLLEFSGACAGCGETPYIKAVTQLYGDRMMIANATGCSSIWGASTPSTPYCKNAKGQGPAWANSLFEDNAEYGFGMLQASNKIRETLANYLAAIAETAPEAVKAAANKWIENKEDAEGSKEASAELKAALEGYSVDDQVLADKLKFVKDNADHYVKKSVWVFGGDGWAYDIGYGGLDHVLASKEDINVFVLDTEVYSNTGGQASKSTPTGAVAQFAASGERIKKKDLGMMAATYGYVYVAQVAMGADKNQYMKVLQEAEAYPGPSLIIAYAPCINHGIKGGMGRTQSHEADAVACGYWHLYRYNPMLKAEGKNPFTLDSKEPDFSKFQDFINSEVRYTSLRLSFPEVADQLYEKAQEEAEERYAGYKRMASQEF; from the coding sequence GTGGCATACGCCTTTACTGAAGTAGCTGGTATTTTCCCAATCACCCCGTCTTCCCCGATGGCTGAACACGTTGACGCCTGGTCTGCACAGGGAAGAAAAAACATTTTTGGAGAAACCGTCAAAGTATCCGAAATGCAGTCTGAAGGGGGCGCCGCTGGTACGGTCCACGGTTCTTTGGCTGCCGGTGCTTTAACGACAACCTTTACAGCTTCTCAGGGTCTTTTATTAATGATCCCGAATATGTATAAAATCGCCGGTGAATTACTGCCAGGCGTATTCCATGTATCTGCCCGTACACTGGCTGCTCACGCTTTATCTATTTTCGGCGACCACGGCGACGTTATGGCCTGCCGCCAGACTGGTTTTGCTATGCTGGCTACCGGTTCTGTACAGGAAGTCATGGATTTAGGCGGCGTTGCGCATTTAGCTGCCATCAAATCAAGAATTCCGTTCTTACACTTCTTCGACGGCTTCAGAACCTCTCACGAAGTTCAGAAGGTTGAAGTCATGGATTATGAAGCGTACAAGAAAATGGTTGACTGGGATGCGATTCAGGCATTCAGAGACCATGCTTTAAATCCGGAACATCCTGTAACAAGAGGGACTGCCCAGAACGGCGACGTCTTTTTCCAGGCACGTGAAGCCTGCAACAAATTCTACGACGCTGTTCCAGACATCGTTGCAGAATACATGGACAAAATCTCCGCAGAAACCGGCAGAGAATACCATCCGTTCAACTACTACGGCGATCCGGATGCTGAAAACATCATTGTTGCAATGGGTTCTGTTACAGACTGTATCGAAGAAACCATTGACTACATGGCTGCACAGGGCGAAAAGGTCGGCGTACTGAAGGTACACCTGTTCAGACCTTTCTCTGAAAAATACTTCTTTGAAGCATTACCGAAAAATGTTAAACGTATCTGCGTTTTAGACAGAACCAAAGAACCAGGCGCACTCGGCGATCCTTTATACCAGGATGTCTGCACCATCTTCTACGGCAAGGAAAACGCGCCTTTAATCATCGCTGGCCGCTACGGCTTAAGCTCCAAGGATACCACTCCTGGCCAGATCAAGGCTGTTTATGACAACCTGAAATTAGACACACCTAAGGATAAATTCACCATCGGTATCGTCGATGATGTTACCTTCACCAGCCTGGAAGTAACCGACAATATCCACACTGTTCCAGAAGGAACCAAGGGCTGTAAATTCTGGGGTCTGGGTTCTGACGGTACTGTCGGCGCCAACAAAAACTCCATCAAAATCATCGGTGACCACACCGACTTATACGCTCAGGGCTACTTTGACTATGACTCCAAGAAATCCGGCGGGATCACCGTTTCTCACTTAAGATTCGGTAAACAGCCGATCAAATCACCATACCTGATCGTTAACTCTGACTTTATCTCCTGCTCGACACAGGCTTATGTACACCAGTATGACCTGTTAAATGGTCTGAAAAAAGGCGGCACATTCTTACTGAACACGGTTTGGTCAGTCGATGAACTGGGCGAACGTTTACCAGCAAGCATGAAACGCTACATGGCTGAAAATGATACACAGTTCTACATCATCAACGCCACCAAGGTTGCGGAAGAAATCGGTCTTGGCCGCAGAACCAACACCATCATGCAGGCAGCCTTCTTCAAGCTGGCCGACATCATCCCAATTGACGACGCGGTTAAGTTCATGAAGGAAGGGATTATGAAATCCTACGGTAAGAAGGGCGACAAGATTGTCAATATGAACTACGAAGCTGTTGACGCTGGTATCAACCCGGATATCTTAACCAAGGTAGACATTCCTGCTGACTGGGCAAACGCACAGGACGAAGCGGCAGAAGCCAAAGACGAACCAAAATTCGTTAAGGAAATCCTGCGTCCGGTTAACCGTTTTGAAGGCAACAGCATTCCAGTTTCCGCTTTCGTCGACAATGAAGACGGTACTTACATGGCTGGTTCTTCCGCTTATGAAAAACGTGGGATCGCTGTAAATGTACCACAGTGGATTCCGGAAAACTGTATTCAGTGTAACCAGTGCTCCTTCGTATGTCCGCACGCTGCCATCCGTCCGGTATTAATGGACGAAGCTGAAAAAGCAGCGGCTCCCGAAGGATTTGACAGCATCAAAGCGAACGGTAAACAGTTCGATGGCTTACAGTACAGAATCCAGGTGAGTGTATTAGACTGTACAGGCTGCGGCAACTGTGCTGACGCATGTCCGGCTAAGACAAAAGCGCTGGAAATGAAACCTCTTGAAACTCAGGAAAATCAGGTTGCTAACTGGGAATATGCCACAACTGTTCCGGTTAAAGATGACCGCATGAATAAATACACCGTTAAGGGCAGCCAGTTCTGCCAGCCACTGCTTGAATTCTCCGGCGCTTGTGCTGGTTGTGGTGAAACACCATACATCAAGGCTGTTACCCAGTTATACGGTGACCGCATGATGATCGCCAACGCTACCGGCTGTTCCTCAATCTGGGGTGCATCCACACCGTCCACACCATACTGCAAGAACGCTAAGGGCCAGGGTCCTGCATGGGCAAACTCCCTGTTCGAAGATAATGCAGAATATGGCTTTGGTATGTTACAGGCCAGCAACAAGATCAGAGAAACCCTTGCGAACTACCTGGCAGCCATCGCAGAAACGGCGCCAGAAGCAGTTAAAGCAGCTGCAAACAAGTGGATTGAAAACAAAGAAGATGCAGAAGGCTCCAAGGAAGCATCTGCTGAATTAAAAGCCGCTCTGGAAGGCTACTCTGTAGACGACCAGGTACTGGCAGATAAATTGAAATTCGTTAAGGACAACGCAGATCACTATGTCAAGAAATCCGTATGGGTATTCGGTGGTGACGGCTGGGCTTACGATATCGGATATGGCGGTTTAGACCATGTATTAGCCTCCAAGGAAGACATCAACGTATTCGTTCTGGATACAGAAGTTTACTCCAACACTGGCGGCCAGGCTTCTAAATCTACCCCGACCGGTGCGGTAGCGCAGTTCGCGGCTTCCGGCGAAAGAATCAAGAAAAAAGACCTTGGCATGATGGCAGCGACCTACGGCTACGTATATGTTGCCCAGGTTGCCATGGGTGCTGACAAGAACCAGTACATGAAGGTATTACAGGAAGCAGAAGCTTATCCGGGTCCATCCCTGATCATTGCTTACGCACCATGTATCAACCACGGTATTAAGGGCGGCATGGGCCGTACCCAGTCTCATGAAGCAGATGCTGTTGCATGCGGCTACTGGCACTTATACCGCTACAACCCAATGCTGAAAGCCGAAGGCAAGAACCCATTCACACTGGATTCTAAAGAACCAGATTTCAGCAAATTCCAGGATTTCATCAACAGTGAAGTTCGTTACACCTCATTACGTTTAAGCTTCCCAGAAGTTGCAGATCAGTTATATGAAAAAGCACAGGAAGAAGCCGAAGAACGTTACGCAGGTTACAAACGCATGGCTTCTCAGGAATTCTAA
- a CDS encoding NADP-dependent glyceraldehyde-3-phosphate dehydrogenase, translating into MFFDRIFDINEKDERVYRRYLNGEWTGGKDEGQTLAIKSPIDGSLVGRIPAMSREEVDEAIASTKDSLQEWAEMPIYERAEIFYTAADLFEKHLDEMAEVLVREVAKDLASARSEIERTADFLRYTADVGKSMAGEAISGDNFPGGTRNKISYVTRVPLGTVLAISPFNYPVNLAMSKIAPALIGGNTVILKPATQGAISSLHLVEILNRAGLPTGVLNTVTGRGSEIGDYVVTHKGINFINFTGSTEVGRHISKISEMVPLLLELGGKDAAVVLPDADLDFAADNIVSGAFSYSGQRCTAVKRILVQEEVADALAEKLKARVEKLVVGDPWKNAAVVPLIDDKSADFVQGLVDDALNKGAKLLTGNKREKNLFYPTLLDHVTRDMEIAWEEPFGPVLPIIRLNSVEEAIEIANASEYGLQSSVFTNNINHAFYIANHLEVGTVQINNKTERGPDHFPFLGVKASGMGTQGVKYSIEAMTRPKAMVVNIQKVY; encoded by the coding sequence ATGTTTTTTGACAGAATTTTTGATATAAATGAAAAGGACGAACGCGTTTATAGGCGCTACCTCAATGGCGAATGGACAGGCGGCAAGGACGAGGGACAGACCCTTGCTATTAAATCGCCCATTGACGGTTCGCTGGTGGGCCGGATCCCGGCCATGAGCAGGGAAGAGGTGGACGAGGCCATTGCCAGCACAAAGGACAGCCTCCAGGAATGGGCCGAGATGCCCATCTATGAGCGGGCTGAAATCTTCTATACCGCAGCGGATCTTTTTGAGAAGCATCTGGACGAGATGGCCGAGGTGCTGGTCCGGGAGGTCGCAAAGGATCTGGCGTCAGCGCGCTCTGAGATTGAGCGCACCGCGGACTTTCTGAGATATACGGCCGATGTGGGGAAAAGCATGGCCGGTGAAGCCATCAGCGGGGACAATTTCCCCGGCGGTACCCGCAACAAAATTTCCTATGTCACGAGGGTGCCCCTCGGCACGGTTCTGGCCATCTCACCCTTTAATTATCCGGTAAACCTGGCCATGTCCAAAATCGCTCCGGCGCTCATCGGCGGCAATACCGTGATTTTAAAACCCGCCACCCAGGGAGCCATCAGCTCACTGCACCTGGTGGAAATCCTCAACCGGGCCGGCCTGCCAACCGGTGTGCTGAACACCGTAACCGGCCGGGGCAGTGAAATCGGCGATTATGTGGTTACGCACAAGGGCATTAACTTTATCAACTTTACCGGGAGCACCGAAGTGGGCCGCCATATCTCAAAAATATCCGAGATGGTGCCGCTGCTGCTGGAGCTGGGCGGCAAGGACGCCGCCGTGGTTCTGCCCGACGCGGACCTGGATTTTGCGGCGGATAATATTGTATCCGGTGCTTTTTCCTACTCAGGCCAGCGCTGTACTGCGGTCAAGCGGATTCTGGTACAGGAAGAAGTGGCAGATGCTCTGGCCGAAAAGCTGAAGGCGCGTGTCGAAAAGCTAGTTGTGGGCGACCCCTGGAAAAACGCCGCAGTGGTTCCGCTCATCGACGATAAGTCCGCGGATTTTGTCCAGGGACTGGTGGATGACGCGCTGAACAAAGGCGCCAAACTGCTGACAGGCAATAAACGTGAGAAAAACCTGTTTTACCCAACTCTTTTAGACCATGTAACCAGAGACATGGAAATCGCATGGGAAGAGCCCTTTGGCCCTGTTTTACCCATTATCCGCTTAAACAGTGTTGAGGAAGCCATCGAGATCGCCAACGCCTCGGAATATGGCCTTCAGTCCTCGGTTTTTACCAATAATATCAACCATGCCTTTTACATCGCCAACCATCTGGAGGTGGGAACCGTGCAGATCAATAATAAAACCGAGCGCGGGCCAGACCATTTCCCGTTTTTGGGTGTAAAAGCCTCAGGCATGGGTACCCAGGGTGTCAAATATTCCATCGAGGCCATGACCCGGCCAAAGGCCATGGTGGTCAACATTCAGAAGGTTTATTAA
- a CDS encoding aminotransferase class III-fold pyridoxal phosphate-dependent enzyme, giving the protein MSKNETKKMFNEELTESFDGIVDISKGSLQTLTDTDENMYLSFYTDSLLWSCGYNNPTINRDINAMVKDYQKENRPVDLASLLSDLDAQLKPHLPKKLAVTYFNSENPYPRLLKALSSKRGKTEFLCLEKLPGIFPEEFADRIFSFEELIADDPKVNIDGIKNTVFPELKTIKLILKKHRSALAGCIINPIVTSDASIAKKDLLEPILDLLAKFNIPIIWDDSTAGFYRMGPIFSYKLYEIQPDVLIYNGSLYNHRTVHFMSMTKRINKLFAIQESRVVLEDVPNYIMLKVILSFMESSNLSKKIQALGTRFQGKLRALEANCGRKFSIKGKGLILFIDFKKEAVCDSFVQFMKEKGILIKKFAAVPQFVMIYPPLILTEKNIDEIVENFKRFFNQPA; this is encoded by the coding sequence ATGAGTAAAAACGAAACCAAAAAAATGTTTAATGAGGAATTGACGGAGTCCTTTGACGGGATTGTGGATATTTCCAAAGGAAGCCTTCAAACTCTGACCGATACCGATGAAAATATGTACCTCAGCTTTTATACAGACAGCCTGCTGTGGAGCTGCGGTTATAATAACCCCACCATTAACCGGGATATTAACGCCATGGTTAAGGATTATCAAAAAGAAAACAGGCCAGTGGACCTGGCGTCTCTCCTGAGCGACCTGGACGCGCAGCTTAAGCCGCACCTGCCTAAAAAGCTGGCTGTAACCTATTTCAATTCTGAAAACCCTTACCCGCGTCTGCTCAAGGCACTGTCCTCCAAGCGCGGCAAGACGGAGTTTCTCTGTCTGGAAAAGCTCCCCGGTATTTTCCCTGAGGAATTTGCCGACCGGATTTTCTCATTCGAGGAGCTCATCGCCGATGACCCCAAGGTCAATATCGACGGCATCAAAAACACGGTGTTTCCCGAGCTCAAAACCATCAAGCTCATTCTCAAAAAACACCGGAGCGCCCTGGCGGGCTGTATTATTAACCCCATTGTCACAAGCGACGCGTCCATCGCGAAAAAAGACCTGCTGGAGCCCATTCTGGACCTGCTGGCCAAGTTTAACATTCCCATTATCTGGGATGACTCCACCGCCGGCTTTTACCGCATGGGGCCAATCTTCTCCTACAAGCTTTACGAAATCCAGCCGGATGTACTTATCTACAATGGCAGCCTGTACAACCACCGCACCGTGCACTTTATGTCCATGACCAAGCGGATCAACAAGCTCTTTGCCATTCAGGAATCCCGTGTCGTTCTGGAGGATGTGCCCAACTACATCATGCTGAAGGTTATCCTCAGCTTTATGGAGTCCTCAAACCTGTCTAAAAAAATCCAGGCGCTGGGCACCCGGTTCCAGGGCAAGCTGCGGGCCCTTGAGGCCAACTGCGGCCGGAAGTTCAGCATTAAGGGCAAGGGCCTGATTCTGTTCATTGATTTTAAAAAGGAAGCTGTGTGTGACAGCTTCGTGCAGTTTATGAAGGAAAAGGGTATTCTCATAAAGAAATTTGCGGCCGTTCCGCAATTTGTAATGATTTATCCGCCGCTCATCCTTACCGAAAAAAACATTGATGAGATTGTCGAAAACTTTAAACGCTTTTTCAACCAGCCCGCATAA
- a CDS encoding DUF1858 domain-containing protein, translating to MDKVTKDMGILEAVEKYPDSVPVFQAYGMHCFGCMAARFENIEQGCLAHGIDPEAMVRSINDALNAVDATK from the coding sequence ATGGATAAAGTAACAAAAGATATGGGCATCTTAGAAGCCGTTGAAAAATATCCTGATTCTGTGCCGGTTTTCCAGGCATACGGAATGCACTGCTTTGGCTGCATGGCTGCCCGCTTTGAAAATATTGAACAGGGCTGTCTTGCCCACGGCATTGATCCGGAAGCAATGGTCCGTTCCATTAACGACGCGTTAAACGCTGTTGATGCGACCAAATAA
- a CDS encoding HPr family phosphocarrier protein, with translation MITDKVVVQNRAGLHAKPASLFVQTANKFKSEIYISKGSTRVNAKSIMGVMILAVQKGDEIVIEASGDDEKLAVEKLIELINNKFGLPDES, from the coding sequence GTGATAACCGACAAAGTAGTGGTACAAAACCGTGCTGGACTCCATGCAAAACCAGCATCCTTATTTGTACAAACGGCCAATAAGTTCAAGAGCGAAATTTACATCAGTAAAGGCTCAACACGTGTAAACGCTAAAAGCATTATGGGAGTAATGATTTTAGCTGTTCAAAAGGGCGATGAGATCGTAATCGAAGCCTCGGGCGATGATGAAAAGCTCGCGGTCGAAAAGTTAATAGAACTCATTAATAATAAATTCGGTCTGCCCGATGAATCTTAA
- the cobS gene encoding adenosylcobinamide-GDP ribazoletransferase: MRKILIAISFFTRFPIKLKDVSEEEFYNSMIFMPLVGLLVGAILFAVSWVLSYIHVIQLQALFTMIVYIWITGGLHLDGFADTVDALFSARDHAKMMEIMKDSRLGSFGAIGLILLFLTIWSCYTVILPENLLILILMPVIGRYCAIQTCCFSTYAEGGGGLGRRIVEMTKPWHVLVYLLLILPFAWFAIGPVAFFAALGTMLINFVLMFYLQRKIGGITGDTIGLTIELTQTIFLVVLAVIQANWMLLAA, encoded by the coding sequence ATGCGCAAGATACTGATCGCCATTTCCTTCTTTACCCGCTTTCCCATAAAGCTGAAGGATGTGAGCGAGGAAGAATTTTATAATTCAATGATTTTCATGCCGCTTGTGGGTCTGCTGGTTGGGGCGATTCTGTTCGCGGTCTCCTGGGTATTATCCTATATTCATGTTATCCAGCTCCAGGCCCTCTTTACCATGATCGTCTATATCTGGATTACGGGCGGCCTGCATCTCGACGGCTTTGCCGATACGGTGGACGCCCTGTTTTCAGCCAGAGACCACGCGAAAATGATGGAGATCATGAAGGACAGCCGTCTGGGGTCCTTTGGTGCCATCGGGCTGATCCTGCTGTTTCTGACCATCTGGTCCTGCTACACGGTCATTCTGCCGGAAAACCTGCTGATTTTGATCCTCATGCCGGTCATCGGACGCTACTGCGCCATACAGACCTGCTGCTTTTCCACCTACGCCGAGGGCGGCGGCGGACTGGGACGCCGGATTGTCGAGATGACCAAGCCCTGGCATGTGCTTGTCTATCTGCTTCTGATCCTGCCCTTTGCCTGGTTTGCCATCGGGCCGGTGGCCTTCTTTGCAGCGCTGGGAACCATGCTCATCAATTTTGTGCTCATGTTCTATTTGCAGCGCAAAATCGGCGGAATCACCGGCGATACCATTGGCCTGACCATTGAACTGACCCAGACGATTTTCCTGGTGGTTCTGGCCGTTATCCAGGCGAATTGGATGCTTCTGGCAGCGTGA
- a CDS encoding YgiQ family radical SAM protein codes for MRNQCLPTNRQEMRDRGWPEVDFALVTGDGYVDHPSFGAAVISRVLESHGYRVGIIAQPDWHSTGAFEVFGRPRLGFMVTAGNLDSMVSHYTVNKKRRKKDVYTPGGAAGLRPDRATIVYCGKIREAYKDVPLIIGGIEASLRRFAHYDYWQNKVRRSILFDSRADLLVYGMGEKAIVEIADSLNAGIPAAELNYIKGTACIIREILSDCVELPSCEAVTADKKTYAEAARQIHGSNDPFNPKPFIQPTGNRYLCQNPPQMPLTEAEMDEIYGLPYTFRQCESSLGDGVIPGIEEIKFSITANRGCFGNCHFCALAIHQGRYIQKRSKASIVDEAKRMIKDPDFKGYIHDIGGPTANFRNPACEKQKTKGVCPHRECLFPEPCENLNTDESDYLEVLRAVRQLPGVKKVFVRSGIRYDYLLKDKNKSFFKELVKYHVSGQLRVAPEHVVSSVLHNMGKPDFSAYERFRREFVQYDKQFKTNQFVVPYFITSHPGCTLSNAIALSEYIRDHGAVPEQVQDFYPTPGSIATAMYYTGYNPFTMESMHIPKDREKLMQRALIQYNRPENYKLVREALLKAGRRDLIGSHKGALIPEKPWGIKKAEGKDPGKKLGTKGKNKRKNGGRNGNRKKTNRIN; via the coding sequence ATGAGAAACCAATGCTTACCGACCAACCGGCAGGAAATGCGTGACCGGGGCTGGCCCGAAGTCGACTTTGCCCTGGTCACAGGAGACGGCTATGTGGATCACCCCTCCTTCGGGGCGGCGGTGATCTCACGGGTGCTGGAAAGCCACGGCTACCGGGTGGGCATCATCGCCCAACCTGACTGGCACAGCACCGGGGCCTTTGAGGTCTTTGGCCGCCCGCGCCTCGGGTTTATGGTGACCGCCGGAAATCTCGATTCCATGGTCAGCCACTATACCGTCAATAAAAAAAGGCGAAAAAAAGACGTCTATACGCCGGGAGGAGCGGCCGGCCTCCGGCCAGACCGGGCCACCATTGTTTACTGCGGTAAAATACGGGAGGCTTACAAGGATGTTCCACTGATCATCGGTGGAATCGAGGCGAGCCTGCGGCGTTTTGCCCATTACGACTACTGGCAGAATAAGGTGCGGCGTTCGATCCTCTTTGACAGCCGGGCCGATCTGCTGGTCTATGGCATGGGCGAGAAAGCCATTGTCGAGATTGCCGACAGCCTAAATGCCGGTATTCCGGCAGCGGAATTAAACTACATTAAAGGTACAGCCTGTATCATTAGAGAAATACTTTCGGATTGTGTGGAATTGCCAAGCTGTGAAGCAGTGACAGCGGATAAAAAAACTTATGCCGAAGCCGCGAGACAAATTCATGGGAGCAATGATCCCTTCAACCCAAAGCCTTTTATCCAGCCGACCGGCAACCGGTACCTGTGCCAGAATCCGCCGCAGATGCCGCTGACTGAGGCAGAGATGGATGAAATCTACGGACTGCCCTATACTTTCCGCCAGTGCGAAAGCTCGCTGGGGGACGGTGTAATTCCGGGAATCGAGGAAATAAAATTCAGTATTACAGCCAACAGGGGCTGTTTTGGAAATTGTCATTTCTGCGCCCTTGCCATTCATCAGGGGCGGTATATCCAAAAGCGGAGCAAGGCCTCCATTGTGGACGAGGCCAAGCGCATGATCAAGGATCCGGATTTCAAGGGCTATATCCACGATATTGGCGGTCCGACCGCTAATTTCAGGAATCCGGCCTGCGAGAAACAGAAAACAAAGGGCGTCTGCCCGCACAGGGAGTGCCTGTTTCCCGAACCCTGTGAAAACCTGAATACGGATGAAAGCGACTATCTGGAGGTGCTGCGCGCTGTGAGACAGCTGCCGGGCGTCAAAAAAGTGTTTGTCCGTTCCGGCATTCGTTACGACTATCTTTTGAAGGACAAAAATAAAAGCTTTTTTAAAGAGCTGGTGAAATACCACGTCAGCGGACAGCTGAGGGTAGCGCCAGAGCATGTGGTCAGTTCTGTGCTCCATAATATGGGCAAGCCGGACTTTTCGGCTTACGAGCGGTTCCGGCGGGAGTTTGTCCAGTACGATAAACAGTTCAAGACCAATCAATTTGTGGTTCCTTATTTTATAACCAGCCATCCAGGCTGTACCCTGAGCAACGCCATCGCCCTGAGCGAGTACATCCGGGATCACGGCGCAGTGCCCGAGCAGGTGCAGGATTTTTATCCAACGCCGGGCAGCATCGCCACAGCCATGTATTATACAGGCTATAATCCCTTTACCATGGAGTCCATGCACATTCCAAAGGACAGGGAAAAGCTGATGCAGCGCGCACTGATCCAGTACAACCGGCCCGAGAACTATAAGCTCGTCCGCGAGGCCCTGCTAAAGGCCGGACGGCGCGACCTGATCGGCAGCCACAAAGGGGCGTTGATCCCTGAGAAGCCCTGGGGTATAAAAAAGGCTGAGGGAAAAGATCCCGGGAAAAAGCTGGGAACCAAGGGTAAAAATAAAAGAAAAAATGGTGGTAGAAATGGAAATAGAAAAAAAACTAACCGAATCAATTGA
- a CDS encoding metal-dependent transcriptional regulator has product MEIEKKLTESIEDYIETIYLDFSQDNRGVRITDLAQAMGVSKASANDAVKKLKSLGYVEHERYGQIYLTDSGEAMGIKIYEKHCIITKFLNQVLDVTPKVAENDACCIEHIISDETFEKMKTYLKDNE; this is encoded by the coding sequence ATGGAAATAGAAAAAAAACTAACCGAATCAATTGAAGATTATATTGAAACCATATATTTGGATTTTTCACAGGACAACCGGGGTGTCCGCATCACCGACCTTGCCCAGGCCATGGGAGTGAGCAAGGCCAGCGCCAACGACGCCGTCAAAAAGCTGAAATCCCTGGGCTATGTAGAGCATGAGCGCTACGGCCAGATTTATCTGACCGACAGCGGCGAGGCCATGGGCATCAAAATCTATGAAAAGCACTGTATCATTACCAAGTTCTTAAATCAGGTTCTGGATGTCACCCCAAAGGTGGCCGAAAATGACGCCTGCTGCATCGAGCATATTATCAGTGATGAAACCTTTGAAAAGATGAAGACCTATCTGAAGGATAACGAATAA